From the genome of Cytobacillus firmus, one region includes:
- a CDS encoding 1,2-dihydroxy-3-keto-5-methylthiopentene dioxygenase produces MAYIVFQNSKKEIRNQEEVASFLEKQEVIYEQWSIDKLPESLRERYLLSNDEKQEILDTFAAEIKDISERRGYRAQDVISLSDNTPNLEQLLQNFQREHHHTDDEVRFIVSGNGVFIIQGKDGEFFEVFLNPGDLISVPENIRHYFTLQDDRKVVAIRIFVSAEGWVPIYEEKEVHQ; encoded by the coding sequence TTGGCATATATCGTATTTCAAAATTCAAAAAAAGAAATCAGGAATCAGGAAGAAGTTGCTTCTTTTCTGGAAAAACAGGAGGTTATTTATGAGCAATGGTCAATAGATAAATTGCCTGAAAGCCTCCGGGAGAGATATTTGCTTTCCAATGATGAAAAACAAGAAATCCTGGATACGTTTGCTGCAGAAATTAAGGATATTTCAGAAAGAAGAGGATACAGGGCACAGGATGTCATTTCCCTTTCAGACAATACGCCGAATTTGGAACAGCTTCTTCAAAATTTCCAGCGGGAACACCATCATACAGACGATGAGGTGAGATTTATAGTCAGCGGCAACGGGGTTTTTATTATACAAGGAAAAGATGGGGAATTTTTTGAGGTTTTCCTGAATCCCGGCGATTTAATATCCGTTCCTGAAAACATTCGTCATTATTTTACTCTGCAGGATGACAGAAAGGTAGTAGCCATCCGAATCTTTGTATCTGCAGAAGGATGGGTGCCAATTTATGAAGAAAAGGAAGTTCATCAATAA
- a CDS encoding electron transfer flavoprotein subunit beta/FixA family protein: MHIVVCVKQVPDTKIIKINPKTNTLDRRSAPAILNPYDAHAVQEAVKIIKALGKGTISVLSMGPPQAVAVIKKSIEIGADRGFLISDRAFAGADTLATSYALSKALERISKDMPVDLILCGKHAIDGDTGQVGPGIARRLDIPPVTNVIEVAEVNESEKTILIKRKITNGYELIQAQIPCLLTVEKEINSIEYSPMPNMIKAARYEPVIWSVNDLEGVDRTQLGLKGSPTIVGKMFTPPKPEGGKRLEGNADEQIQQLMELLNDKSELLQPNSNK; encoded by the coding sequence ATGCACATAGTTGTGTGTGTCAAGCAAGTGCCTGATACAAAAATCATTAAAATCAATCCCAAAACCAATACCCTTGACCGGCGCAGTGCTCCTGCCATTTTGAACCCTTATGATGCTCATGCAGTGCAGGAGGCTGTGAAAATTATAAAGGCCCTGGGAAAAGGCACCATATCAGTCTTATCCATGGGACCTCCTCAGGCCGTGGCAGTTATTAAGAAAAGTATCGAAATTGGGGCGGACCGCGGATTTTTAATTTCTGACCGTGCATTTGCCGGTGCCGACACACTGGCAACAAGCTATGCTCTGTCTAAAGCTTTAGAACGTATTTCAAAAGATATGCCTGTGGATTTAATTCTATGCGGAAAGCATGCCATTGATGGAGATACCGGCCAGGTTGGACCAGGTATAGCAAGGCGGCTCGATATTCCGCCTGTCACCAATGTGATCGAAGTAGCTGAAGTTAATGAAAGTGAAAAAACGATTCTGATCAAAAGGAAAATCACGAACGGATATGAATTAATTCAAGCTCAAATCCCTTGCCTGCTGACCGTTGAAAAAGAGATTAATAGCATAGAATATTCCCCTATGCCTAATATGATAAAAGCTGCCAGATATGAGCCGGTTATCTGGTCTGTTAATGACCTTGAAGGTGTAGATCGGACACAGCTGGGGTTGAAGGGATCTCCTACGATAGTGGGTAAAATGTTTACCCCTCCAAAGCCGGAAGGCGGAAAAAGGCTGGAAGGGAATGCAGACGAACAGATTCAGCAGCTGATGGAGCTTCTTAATGATAAAAGTGAGCTTTTGCAGCCAAACAGTAATAAATAG
- a CDS encoding aspartyl-phosphate phosphatase Spo0E family protein: protein MRNKRIQLLTEIQQKREKMIETARKNGMASQETVRCSQELDQLIFEYQCFIKREKEQKKSMRVSFREMILSWKKAVV, encoded by the coding sequence TTGCGCAATAAAAGAATACAGCTGCTGACTGAAATCCAGCAAAAAAGGGAAAAAATGATAGAAACGGCTAGAAAAAACGGAATGGCTAGCCAGGAAACGGTTCGCTGCAGCCAGGAACTCGATCAATTGATTTTTGAATATCAATGCTTTATTAAACGGGAGAAGGAACAAAAGAAAAGTATGAGAGTTTCATTTAGGGAAATGATTCTATCATGGAAGAAAGCAGTTGTATAA
- a CDS encoding electron transfer flavoprotein subunit alpha/FixB family protein, translating into MMDEYRGVWVFIEQNDGKIEGVSLELLGAGRKLADKLDVPLSGVLLGYEIKSLSREVIAYGADQVFVIDHEVMKDYRTESYMKAVIHLAEKYKPEIFLYGATSNGKDLASAVATDLSTGLTADTTMLDVEVEKRLLEASRPAFGGNIMATILCKKHRPQMATVRPKVMKAMEANPDRHGEVIEEPITLREDDMRTKVIKIVKDVTKKVNLAEAHVVVAGGKGMGDLQNFQLIHELADTIGATVGGTRDVVEAGWLPHEQQVGQTGETITPKIYFAIGISGAIQHVVGMKNSEFIIAINKDPQAPIFDVATYGIVGDALEIVPKLIKEFKEARERGGEMSYV; encoded by the coding sequence ATGATGGATGAGTACCGGGGAGTATGGGTATTCATAGAACAAAATGATGGGAAAATTGAGGGGGTTTCCCTTGAATTGCTCGGGGCCGGCAGAAAGCTGGCAGATAAACTTGATGTTCCCCTTTCCGGTGTGCTGCTTGGGTATGAAATTAAGTCTTTAAGCCGGGAGGTCATCGCCTATGGTGCTGATCAGGTTTTTGTAATTGACCACGAAGTAATGAAGGATTACCGGACAGAATCTTATATGAAGGCAGTTATCCATCTTGCCGAAAAATATAAACCTGAAATTTTCCTCTATGGGGCTACCTCCAATGGTAAAGACTTAGCCAGCGCGGTTGCCACAGATCTCAGTACTGGATTGACAGCGGATACAACCATGCTGGATGTTGAAGTGGAAAAAAGGCTGCTTGAAGCAAGCCGCCCGGCTTTTGGCGGAAATATAATGGCAACCATCCTATGCAAAAAACACCGGCCGCAGATGGCTACTGTCCGCCCTAAAGTTATGAAGGCAATGGAGGCGAATCCTGATAGGCATGGTGAGGTTATAGAGGAACCGATTACCCTTAGAGAAGATGACATGCGCACAAAGGTGATTAAAATTGTGAAAGATGTCACAAAAAAAGTGAACTTAGCTGAAGCCCATGTTGTCGTTGCAGGCGGAAAAGGGATGGGTGATCTTCAAAACTTCCAGCTGATCCATGAGCTGGCTGACACTATTGGAGCGACCGTAGGGGGTACAAGGGATGTAGTGGAGGCAGGGTGGCTTCCGCATGAACAGCAGGTTGGACAGACAGGAGAAACCATTACACCAAAGATCTATTTTGCTATTGGGATTTCAGGGGCAATTCAGCATGTTGTAGGCATGAAAAATTCAGAGTTTATCATTGCGATTAACAAGGATCCGCAAGCCCCTATATTCGATGTAGCAACCTACGGTATCGTAGGTGATGCACTTGAAATTGTTCCGAAGCTGATTAAAGAGTTCAAGGAAGCAAGAGAAAGAGGGGGTGAGATGAGCTATGTCTGA